The following is a genomic window from Pseudomonas lurida.
AAGCCCGAAACATTATGCCGCTAGCCACTATCACTACACCTGTGCAACATGGCGCGCGTGCAATCCACAAATGGGAATTCCCTTTATGAAACGTTTTCTTAGCATCGCCATGGCGTTGTGCATCGGCCTGACGATGAGCATCGACGCCAACGCCAAGCGCTTTGGTGGCGGCAAAAGCATGGGCTCGGCACCGACTCACCAGACGAGCCAAATGGCCCCATCCGCCGGTGCCGGCGGTGCTGCGGCCACCGCAGGCGCAGCCGGTGCTGCAGGCGCCGCTGCCAAGGCTGGCGGTGCTTCGCGCTGGTTGGGCCCTCTGGCCGGTATCGCAGCCGGTGGCCTGCTCGCTTCCATGTTCATGGGCGACGGCTTCCAGGGCATGCAGATCTTCGACATCCTGATCATGGCGGTCATCGCCTTCCTGATCTTCCGCTTTATCGCCGCCCGTCGCCGCAAGCAGCAGGAGCAATTGGCTCCAGCCGGCGCGCCAATGCAGCGTGAAGTGTTCGAGCAAAAACCAGCCATGGGTTCGATTTTCGGTGGCTCGGCAGCACCTGCCGCAGCCCGCCCGGTGATCAATGCGCCGGCCTGGTTCAACGAAGAACGTTTCGTCGAAGCGGCCCGCAGCCACTTCCAGTCCCTGCAGCAGCACTGGGATGCCAACGAAATGGACAAGATCTCCGAGTTCGTGACCCCGCAACTGCTGGAGTTCCTCAAGCGCGAACGCGCCGACCTAGGCGACGGCTTCCAGTCGACCTACATCGAAGACCTGCGCGTACAACTGGAAGGCGTGGATGATCGCGCCGACAAGACCATCGCCACGCTGACGTTCAGCGGTGTGTCGAAGACCTCGCGTTTCGACCAGGGCGAAGTGTTCAGCGAAAGCTGGAACATGGAACGTGCCCAGGGTGACAACCAGCCTTGGCTGGTCGCCGGTATCCGCCAGAACGGCTAATCCCTGCACGCCTGCAAGCAGATACAAAAAACCCCGGACCTGTCCGGGGTTTTCTATTTCACGGTTGCACTTATAGCGAGCTACTGTATAAAACGCCCCTATAAACCGCGCCATCTAGCAAGAGGATCCCGGCCGTGGAAGAAATCATCGAACAATTGCGTGAAGCCAATGAACCGGTCCCGGTTCCTCTGGAGCTGCCTGACGAAGATTTGCTGGTGGAGATCGAGGAACAACTGTTCATCGACATCCCGTTTGTCTTCCGTGAATTCCTGCTGACCGTCAGCGACGTGGTGTACGGCAGCCTGGAGCCGGTGACCGTCACCGACCCGCAGTCCCACACCTACCTGCCGGACGTTGCAGCCAACGCCTGGGACGCCGGTGTTGATCGCAGCCTGATCCCGATCTGCCAGGACGGCGACGACTACTACTGCGTCGAAGAAGACGGCACCGTGGTGCTGTGGTCCGGCGAAGAAGAAATCGTCACCGAAGAAACCTGGGAATCGGTGTGGCACTGGGCGCGGGATGTCTGGCTGGAAAGCTGATAGCACTGCGGTCCTGTAGGCGCCGGCTTGGCGAATCTTCGCGCTGCGGCGATGGCATCGTCGCAGTGCATCAGATGCACCGCTTCGCCTGAATCGCCGGCAAGCCAGCGCCTATAAGGAAATCAGTGCTCCTGCGTATCCTTGTGGTTATCCAGCGTTTCCAGCAAGGCGACCTGCATCCGTGTATGCACACGGATGAACCACCGCCACAATACGGCCGCTACCGCCGCCG
Proteins encoded in this region:
- a CDS encoding Tim44 domain-containing protein: MKRFLSIAMALCIGLTMSIDANAKRFGGGKSMGSAPTHQTSQMAPSAGAGGAAATAGAAGAAGAAAKAGGASRWLGPLAGIAAGGLLASMFMGDGFQGMQIFDILIMAVIAFLIFRFIAARRRKQQEQLAPAGAPMQREVFEQKPAMGSIFGGSAAPAAARPVINAPAWFNEERFVEAARSHFQSLQQHWDANEMDKISEFVTPQLLEFLKRERADLGDGFQSTYIEDLRVQLEGVDDRADKTIATLTFSGVSKTSRFDQGEVFSESWNMERAQGDNQPWLVAGIRQNG
- a CDS encoding SMI1/KNR4 family protein, encoding MEEIIEQLREANEPVPVPLELPDEDLLVEIEEQLFIDIPFVFREFLLTVSDVVYGSLEPVTVTDPQSHTYLPDVAANAWDAGVDRSLIPICQDGDDYYCVEEDGTVVLWSGEEEIVTEETWESVWHWARDVWLES